From the genome of Hymenobacter gelipurpurascens:
CAAAGGGAGTTTCCGGCCGTAGAGGTTATTCAGCACGCCACTAATCTGGGCTTCTGCGAAGGCTATAATACTGGCCTACAACGGCTGGGCGCTGCCTACAAGTACTATGTGCTGCTGAACTCCGATGTGGAGGTAACGCCTGGCTGGCTCGACCCGCAGCGGGAGCTTCTGGAGCAGCACCCAACCATTGCGGCCTGCCAACCCAAAATCCGGCAATACAGCCAGGAAGCAGCTCAGCGCCAACTCTTTGAGTATGCGGGTGCCGGAGGCGGCTACCTCGACCGGCTGGGCTATCCCTTCTGCCGGGGCCGCCTCTTCGATACCCTGGAAACCGACCTAGGCCAGTATGATGACACCAGGCCAGTAGCGTGGGCCACAGGAGCCTGTATGCTTGTGCGCGCCTCGACCTGGCACCAACTAGGTGGCCTGGAAACGCGGTTTTTCGCGCACATGGAGGAAATAGACCTGTGTTGGCGCATGCAGAACGCAGGGTATGCGGTGTGGTACCAGGGCCAGAGCGTGGTGTACCACGTGGGCGGCGGCACGCTGCACAAATCCAACCCGCGCAAAACCTACCTCAACTTCCGCAACGGCTTAGCGTTGGTGTACATGAACACCCACGCAGCCGAATTAAAGAGCACCATGGCTACGCGCCTCGGGCTGGATTGGGTGGCCGCGCTGCGCTTTCTTTCCCAAGGAAACCTAGGCGACTTTCGGGCAATTGTGCGGGCGCATTGGCATTTCGTGCAGCAACTGGCCTATTGGCGTCAGCGACGGGAAGCCTTTCCGCCGCGCCTTCGCACCACGGAACGGGCTGGCACTTATCGCGGTAGCTTGGTGTGGGCCTATTTCGGAAAAAGTCAGAAGAAATTCACGGAGCTAGATACTAGCTTACTCTCCTAGGCCACTAGTGGGCATAAAAAAGCCTGCAACACAGCTAGTGTCGCAGGCTTTTGAGAAGGTCTTGAATCGGGGTTGAAACGGCTACAGGTCCCAAACGGTGCTGCGCTGGCGCCGCATGGCCCGGCGCACGTTCATCCAGAAAGCCAGGGCAAAATACAGCACAATGGGGGAGCCAAACGTAAAGAACGAGGCATACACAAACGAGAGCCGTACGCTGCTGCTGGAAAAGCCCAAACGGTTTCCCAACGTGTTGCAAACGCCGAAGCTTTGCTTTTCAATAAAGTCGGTTAGTCGTTTCATATCTGCTAAAGTAGAAGCTGCCGACGGTGGCCAACCTAAACCCAAAATACACTAATAAGTAGAGTGTGTCAAGCACTTACGATAAAATGGTCTCGCAAGATACGTCTGTGAGAGGCAGTTTTACGTTTGTCTTCTGAATTTGAGCCCTCCGCCCTTCCTATTGCTTATGCGATTTACGTTGCCCCGTTTGTTTTCGTTGGTTGTTTTATCGGGCGGCGTAGCTGTTCTGCCAGCCTGCTCTCCACTTTCCAAAGTGCTGAAGACCGCCCAGACGGGGCAGCAAATTGCCGTAGAGCCCGCTGTGCTGGAAAGCAACGGCGAAAACGTACTGTTTGAGGTGACGGCGAAAGTCCCGGCCAAGCATCTGAAAAAAGGAGTGGCCTACAACCTGGGCCTGAGTTACCGCTACGATAATGGCTTACGCGAAGACACCGTAGGCCGCCTCACCTTTATGTCGGGCGAGTATACCTATGATGAGGAGCAGAAGGATAAGCTCATCATCAAGAAGCAGTTCGTGTTTCCCTACACCACCCGCAAGAGCCCCGGCGAACTGGTAGCCCTCCCCGATGCCCGCGAGCTAAAACCGAATGGCAAGCGCGTGAAAGGCAAGGAAATCAAGCTGGCCCGCGGCATTGTAACCACCAGCCGCCTGGTGGTGCGCCAGGATACGGCTCTGAATTTGCTTCCGGAAACCGTTGATAACAACATGGGCGGCACGCGGGTACTGCCGTTTTTCTTTGATGCTGGCAAAGCTGAAATCCGCAACTACCTGGGCACCAATGTGGCGGCCCTGGAAGATTTCATCGAAGCCAACCAGCACACCGAAAAAGTGATGATTGCGGCTGGCCACTCGCCCGATTCCTTGGACCGCCACGACCCGCGCCTCGCCGACAAGCGCGTGCAGGTGCTGCTGAAATACTACAAAAAGCAGGTTGATACGGACTCCTACCTCAACAAAGTCAGACAGATTGATTTCGAGACGGAGGCCTACCACCGCCGCTGGGACTTGTTCCTGAACAAGGTGCAGGAGTCGGCGCTACGGCCCGCGCAGGTCGATTCGGTGCTGCTGCTCATCAATGATACGCCCGGCACCTACGCCACCAAGGAGAAAAGTCTGCACGCACTGTCGTTCTATGATTACCTGGAGCAGTACATCTACCCCGTAATGCGCTTTGGCACAGTAGCCGTGCGCTACTCGGCTCCCAAGCGCTACGACTCGGAGATATATGTCCTCTCCAAAAAAATTGTAGAAAAGCAGACCGAAACCGATGCCCTGACGCCCGAAGAGCTGCGCTATTCGGCCACGCTTACGCCGCTGCTGGCCGAAAAGCAGCGCATCTATGAAACCTCCGTGGCTACCACTGGCCTCTGGCAGGCCTATCACAACCTGGGCATAGTGCTCTTGCAGCGCTCCGAGAAAGAGGTGAACCCCAAGGTGCAGAAGGCCTACATGCGCCGCGCCGCCGTCAACTTTACGCTGGCCGCCCACCGCAACCCCACCGCCGAGTCGTTCTACCGCGTGGCTACCGCCTACCACCGCGCCGGCGACAAGCTGGAGGCCCTGCAGAACTACGATTACGCCATCAAGCTCGGGGGGCCTAGGCCTATGCTCAACAAAGTATTTGCCGATAAAGCCGCCCTGGAAATCGAAATAGGCCAGCTCGATGATGCCCTGCGCAGCCTCAGCTACAGCGGCAAAAGCTACCAGAACATCATGAACCGCGCCCTGATTTATGTGCTGAAAGGCAATTACCAGGGCGCCGCCGACATTTACGCCGAAGCCATTGCCCTCCGTCCCAACGACCCACTTCTGGCCTACTGCCTTGCTGTGGTAGCCGCCCGTCAGCAAAACGAGCCCGCCATGGCCCTGCACCTGCGCCACGCCGTGGAGCTCGACCGCGCCTACGCCAACCGCGCCGTAGAGGACCTGGAGTTCCGTGATTTTGCGAAAGGCAAACCGTTTCTGGAGGCGCTTCGGTAAGAGGTGAAATTGTGAAGTGGTGAAATGGTGAGTTTGACATTCTAGTGGCCTAGACCGCGCTATTTGAGCTGGCAGAACGTCAAACTCACCATTTCACCACTTCACAATTTCACAAGTTGGTTTGCTCGTTGTAGCTTTACGCGCCGGACTCGTGCCGGCTTTTTGATTCTGAACAGTTCTTTTCGTCTTTCCTTACGATTATGCGGACCATCCAATTCCGGGAAGCCCTGCGTGAAGCCATGTCCGAAGAAATGCGCCGCGACCCGCGCGTGTTTCTGATGGGCGAAGAAGTTGCCGAGTACAACGGCGCCTACAAAGTGAGCCAGGGCATGCTCGACGAATTTGGCCCGGAGCGCGTGATTGACACGCCCATTGCTGAGCTGGGTTTCGCCGGTATCGGGGTGGGTGCGGCCGCCAATGGCCTGTTGCCCATCATCGAGTTCATGACGTTCAACTTCTCGTTGGTAGCCATCGACCAGGTGATTAACTCGGCCGCTAAGATCTATTCGATGTCGGGTGGGCAGTACTCCTGCCCTATCGTGTTCCGCGGACCTACCGGCAACGCCGGTATGCTGTCATCGCAGCACTCCCAGAACTTCGAGAACTGGTACGCCAACACGCCCGGTCTGAAAGTAGTGGTTCCTTCGACCCCCTACGACGCGAAAGGCCTGCTGAAAAGCGCCATCCGTGACCCAGATCCAGTTATTTTCATGGAATCGGAGCTGATGTACGGCGACAAGGGCGAAGTTCCTGAAGAGGAGTACCTCCTCCCGATTGGCAAAGCCAATGTGGTGCGTCCCGGCGAAAACGTGACCATCGTGAGCTTCGGCAAAATGATGAAGGTGGCTTTGGCCTCTGCTGATGAATTAGCCAAAGAAGGCATCAGCGCCGAGGTTATTGACCTACGCTCGGTTCGCCCGATTGACTATGACACTCTCATTGAGTCAGTGAAGAAAACCAACCGCATGGTGGTGGTTGAAGAGGCCTGGCCGCTGGCGAGCATCAGCTCGGAACTGGCCTACATTGTGCAGCGCCGCGCTTTCGACTACCTCGATGCTCCCGTGTTGCGCATCACCAACATGGACGTGCCACTGCCCTACGCGCCTACCCTCATCGATGCCTCGCTGCCCAACGTGGAGCGCACCGTGAAGGCCGTGAAAGAAGTGCTGTACGTGAGCAAATAACTGCCTGAACCAGCAACAGACTGGTAACCAACACATAAACCGACCGGTTGCAATGCGCAGCCGGTCGGTTTTCGTTTATGCCTTGCCACAAGCAAGCTACGTGGAGCCTCTAGGCCTATACGCAAGTAGGCCTGGGCTGATTTTTGCGTACCTTTTAGCCTATTCCCTCCCTCTCTCCTTTTTGCTTTCGCTGGTATGAACCACCGCTTACATCTTCGTTTTGAGCAGCTAGAACAGGCAACTAACCGGTTGCTGGAATCCGTGGCGGCATTAGGCGACAAGGCCTATCAGTCGCCGGGGGCAAATCAGTGGTCGGCGGCGCAGGTGGTGCAGCATCTGGTAATTTCTGAAACGGGCATTGGGCAGTATCTGGAGAAGAAGCTGCTACAGGAAGAAGGCCACCAGAAAGCTGGCATAGGGTCGTTTCTGAAGTCGAGGCTGCTGCGCGTGATGCTGCGGCTGCCCTTCACGCGCTTTAAGGCGCCTTCCTTCCTGGCCAAGATGATGCCCGAAACCGCCCCACCTCTGCCCGAGCTACGTGCCGAGTGGGAGGCCGTGCGGCGGCGGCTGGAACGGCTGCTCAACGAGTTTCCGGGCAAGCTGGTAAGCCACGCCATCTTCAAGCACCCGCGCTCGGGCATGCTCACCATTAACCAAACCCTGGATTTTATGCTCGACCATATCCTGCATCATCAGCAGCAAGTGGAGCGCATCAAGAAAACAGTGGCCTAGAGCCAAATAGTTGATCTAAAACGACGGTCCTGCGGAGGGCCGCTGAAGCATTATTAGCGGCGCTAATTAGATAAGTTAGCCGGAGATAGTGATGCTTCGGCGGCCCTCCGCAGGACCGTCGTTTTTCGGCTTACTCTTCCAGTTACACTGGCCTAGTGAAGCTTGTACTAGTTACTGCTTGGCCTCCCGCACAATGTCGGCGTAGTGCGCGTGGCGCGGCAGGTTACGCATAGCTTCCGTGATTTCGGCGGGTGGCACCGTGAGCTTGCGGGCGCGCAAGTCCAGCCAGGCGCCATCAACCGTTACGGTGGCGGAAGGCCGGCCATCGGCTTTGTAGAGGGTGTGCACGATGCGCCACCGTGAGCCATCTTCGCTCAAACCAGCTAATTCACCGTTTACGCGCAGGTCTTCGCTGATGTGCATTTCCTTCAGGAAACGGGTGTCTTCGCGGAACAGAATAGGGCCGATACCCAGCTGCGCAAAGCGCTGCAAAGAAAAGCCCTGAGCCGCGAGGTACTCTATGCGCAGTTGCGCGGCATAATCGGTGTAGGCAGAGTGGCGCATGTGGCCATTGGGGTCCATATCGGCCCAGCGCACGGTGTAAGTCTTTTCGAAATGAGTCATGCTGGAAATAGAGGTTGATGAGCAGGTGGCGTCTTGGTAGCGCGGAAATCCTGTGGCTTCGGCGCTACATTTGGCTGTACTCCATACAGTCTAGGCCACTCTCTTATGTGTACTGTCTGCGGGAAGAGGCCTACTGGCCTTTGAGGGAAAGCCGCACGAGGTACTGCTGCTGGTCGTCTTCCTCCAGAAACTCTACCTGATAACCGGCGGCTTCAGCGCAGTCCTGCAGCAGGCTGGGGTCGGCAAAAATCCAGGGGAACGTGGCGCCGTGCTCGCCCTCATATTCCATTGTGTACTCTACCTCGCCGTAATAAGGGCCGTTGAGGTCGAACACGAGGGCGCCGTCTTCGTCCTCATACAAGTAGCTGATGTCGGAGGATGTGGCCAGAATCTGTCCGCCGGGTGCGAGCAGTTGGTGAGCGTGCTGCAGGAATCCTCCCAGCCCTTCGAGCGTGCCGGCCAGACCAATACCATTCATCAGCATCAGAATGGTGTCGTACTTATCTTTGGTTAAAGCGGGGTCCAGCAGGTCGTGGCAGGCTACTTCGTTCACCCCGCGCTCCTGCATCACTTGCACAGCGCCGGGCGAAATATCCACGGCTTTTACCTCGAACCCGCGGCTCTGCAGCTCCAGCGCATGGCACCCCGCGCCGGCGCCCAAGTCCAGCACCCGGCCCCGGCATTCGTTCAGGGCGGTGCGTTCCAGTTCGGGCATCTCCCAGAGCGAGCGAAACAAGTACGCTGCTGGCAGTGGCTCCTCTTCCGCCACGTTGCTATGGACCGTGAGCGTAGCTTGATGCTGTCCGCGCTGGTAGGCCAGTAGCGCATGACCGAGCGGATCTTGGGTGGTAAGGGCAGAAGAAGACATGGCGCAAAGATACGGGCAGCAGCTTTGCCAGGATGCGCTTTTGGTAATAGCCGACCAATAACGGCGCAGCTTCGTACGCTTCTAGGCCACTATTCCTTGGTATTTTTATCCGATGTCTTCTCCTGCTTCCAACCGCCCGGGCCGCCTTGTGAAAGGCAACTTGCCCACCAAAATCTGCCTGACCTGCGGCCGCCCGTTTGAGTACCGCAAGAAGTGGCGCAACAACTGGGAGGAAGTGAAATACTGCGGCGAGAAATGCCAGCGCAACAAGCCCAAGACCACAACTACCTGACGAACAATTTATTACTGCGCCCCACCCTGCCAAGCCCGTAGGCCAGTAGAGTTCCGTAGGCCACCTGCTGCATCCTTCTTTAGCTTGGTTTCGTTCTGAAAGCCAACACACTCCTTACTCTCCCTCCACATGGCCAGCAACCTCAACTACCTCGATCCTTCTCTGCTACCTCTCGAAGACAAACTGCAGGCCTATTTGCAGGCCGAGAAAGAATTGCAGCGGGCCGTAGCCGAAAGTGCCTCGCTGAGCCACCCTGCCCCGCAGCCCGATGCCACTTCGGGCCCGGCAGCCGACGCGGCCGCGCACTCCGGCACCGCTCCTACCTCCGACGGAGTTTTTGAACAGCGCCCTCCTACCGGCAGCTACGACCAGGCCGGTGATGAAATGCACGAGCAGCTCCAAAACCTGCGCGACGACCTCGAAACACTCCGCCGCGACATCATCAACATGCTACCCGTCCGCGACGAATGGATTAAGGTAAACCTGGGCTACGGCCCAAGTCGCGTGGGCGCATTCCAGGAAACTGATACGTCGGCAGGCGCTTCAGCAGAAGCGGGAGCCGAGCCCACGTATCAGTTGCGAGTAGTAATTTAACCCTGAGCACTTTAAACCATCCATCTCATTACCCAGAAGCCCGTTATCCTGCACTTGCGCTGGATAACGGGCTTCTGGGTAATGAGTGTGCAGTGAATTAGCTGTTGACTTGCAGCAGCTCGGCGCACTGCGTGGCTATTTCCAGCTCCTCATTAGTAGGGATAACCAGGATTTTCACCTGCGAATTTTTCTCGTTGATTTCCCGTAGGCCAGGTACGCGCTGCTGGTTTTTGGCGGCGTCCAGCTGCAGCCCGAAAAACTCCATATTCTGGCAAGCCAGCCGCCGCACAAGGGCATCATTCTCCCCTACTCCGGCGGTAAATACTACAGCATCGAGGCCGTTGAGCACGGCTGCATACGCCCCGATATATTTGCGAATTCGGTAGGCATATAGCTCGTAGGCCAGGGCAGCACGCGGGTCGCCTTGCTCCAGGGCGCGGGTGATGTCGCGCATGTCGCTAAGGCCCGTGAGGCCCAACATGCCGCTTTCCTTGTTGAGAAGCGTGCTCAGCTGCTCCACGGTATAGCCGAGCTGGCCCATTAGGTGCAGCGCCACTGAGGTGTCCAGGTCGCCGGAGCGGGTGCCCATCACGAGGCCCGTGAGCGGCCCGAAGCCCATGCTCGTATCCAGAGACTGACCGCCCCGCACGGCTGCCATGCTGCATCCATTGCCGAGGTGAATGGTGATGAGGCGGGCATCTGAGTGGCCTAGGTACGCAGCGGCCTGCTCGGCTACGTATTTGTGGCTGGTGCCATGAAACCCATACACCCGAATGCCCTGCTCCTGGTAGAGCGCATCGGGCAAGGCATACCGAAACGCGTATTCGGGCAGCGTCTGGTGGAAAGCCGTATCGAATACTGCCACTTGCCGGGCCTGCGGAAACAGCCGCTCAGCCACTTCTATGCCCACAAAGTTGGCCGGGTTGTGCAAGGGGGCCAGCGCAAACAGCCGTCTTATTTCCGCCTTCACCTCTTCATCGATGATGGTGGTAGCGGCGAAACTCTCCCCGCCGTGCACCACGCGGTGGCCTACCACATCAATTTCCGCTGGGTCCTGAATCACACCTTCGGCTGGGTCC
Proteins encoded in this window:
- a CDS encoding glycosyltransferase family 2 protein; translated protein: MASKSGLEVGSCADVAVVILNWNGQDFLRRFLPSVLTYSEGAHIVVVDNASTDDSVGLLQREFPAVEVIQHATNLGFCEGYNTGLQRLGAAYKYYVLLNSDVEVTPGWLDPQRELLEQHPTIAACQPKIRQYSQEAAQRQLFEYAGAGGGYLDRLGYPFCRGRLFDTLETDLGQYDDTRPVAWATGACMLVRASTWHQLGGLETRFFAHMEEIDLCWRMQNAGYAVWYQGQSVVYHVGGGTLHKSNPRKTYLNFRNGLALVYMNTHAAELKSTMATRLGLDWVAALRFLSQGNLGDFRAIVRAHWHFVQQLAYWRQRREAFPPRLRTTERAGTYRGSLVWAYFGKSQKKFTELDTSLLS
- a CDS encoding PspC domain-containing protein, which translates into the protein MKRLTDFIEKQSFGVCNTLGNRLGFSSSSVRLSFVYASFFTFGSPIVLYFALAFWMNVRRAMRRQRSTVWDL
- a CDS encoding tetratricopeptide repeat protein, yielding MRFTLPRLFSLVVLSGGVAVLPACSPLSKVLKTAQTGQQIAVEPAVLESNGENVLFEVTAKVPAKHLKKGVAYNLGLSYRYDNGLREDTVGRLTFMSGEYTYDEEQKDKLIIKKQFVFPYTTRKSPGELVALPDARELKPNGKRVKGKEIKLARGIVTTSRLVVRQDTALNLLPETVDNNMGGTRVLPFFFDAGKAEIRNYLGTNVAALEDFIEANQHTEKVMIAAGHSPDSLDRHDPRLADKRVQVLLKYYKKQVDTDSYLNKVRQIDFETEAYHRRWDLFLNKVQESALRPAQVDSVLLLINDTPGTYATKEKSLHALSFYDYLEQYIYPVMRFGTVAVRYSAPKRYDSEIYVLSKKIVEKQTETDALTPEELRYSATLTPLLAEKQRIYETSVATTGLWQAYHNLGIVLLQRSEKEVNPKVQKAYMRRAAVNFTLAAHRNPTAESFYRVATAYHRAGDKLEALQNYDYAIKLGGPRPMLNKVFADKAALEIEIGQLDDALRSLSYSGKSYQNIMNRALIYVLKGNYQGAADIYAEAIALRPNDPLLAYCLAVVAARQQNEPAMALHLRHAVELDRAYANRAVEDLEFRDFAKGKPFLEALR
- a CDS encoding pyruvate dehydrogenase complex E1 component subunit beta, with amino-acid sequence MRTIQFREALREAMSEEMRRDPRVFLMGEEVAEYNGAYKVSQGMLDEFGPERVIDTPIAELGFAGIGVGAAANGLLPIIEFMTFNFSLVAIDQVINSAAKIYSMSGGQYSCPIVFRGPTGNAGMLSSQHSQNFENWYANTPGLKVVVPSTPYDAKGLLKSAIRDPDPVIFMESELMYGDKGEVPEEEYLLPIGKANVVRPGENVTIVSFGKMMKVALASADELAKEGISAEVIDLRSVRPIDYDTLIESVKKTNRMVVVEEAWPLASISSELAYIVQRRAFDYLDAPVLRITNMDVPLPYAPTLIDASLPNVERTVKAVKEVLYVSK
- a CDS encoding DinB family protein, with amino-acid sequence MNHRLHLRFEQLEQATNRLLESVAALGDKAYQSPGANQWSAAQVVQHLVISETGIGQYLEKKLLQEEGHQKAGIGSFLKSRLLRVMLRLPFTRFKAPSFLAKMMPETAPPLPELRAEWEAVRRRLERLLNEFPGKLVSHAIFKHPRSGMLTINQTLDFMLDHILHHQQQVERIKKTVA
- a CDS encoding acyl-CoA thioesterase; translated protein: MTHFEKTYTVRWADMDPNGHMRHSAYTDYAAQLRIEYLAAQGFSLQRFAQLGIGPILFREDTRFLKEMHISEDLRVNGELAGLSEDGSRWRIVHTLYKADGRPSATVTVDGAWLDLRARKLTVPPAEITEAMRNLPRHAHYADIVREAKQ
- a CDS encoding class I SAM-dependent methyltransferase, which codes for MSSSALTTQDPLGHALLAYQRGQHQATLTVHSNVAEEEPLPAAYLFRSLWEMPELERTALNECRGRVLDLGAGAGCHALELQSRGFEVKAVDISPGAVQVMQERGVNEVACHDLLDPALTKDKYDTILMLMNGIGLAGTLEGLGGFLQHAHQLLAPGGQILATSSDISYLYEDEDGALVFDLNGPYYGEVEYTMEYEGEHGATFPWIFADPSLLQDCAEAAGYQVEFLEEDDQQQYLVRLSLKGQ
- a CDS encoding DUF2256 domain-containing protein; translated protein: MSSPASNRPGRLVKGNLPTKICLTCGRPFEYRKKWRNNWEEVKYCGEKCQRNKPKTTTT
- a CDS encoding acetate/propionate family kinase → MNIFVVNSGSSSIKYQLFRWPARQPICSGLVERIGHPNATITHRLFRTEAEQAAPTEQKRTLELLDHEAGLREVVYLLTDPAEGVIQDPAEIDVVGHRVVHGGESFAATTIIDEEVKAEIRRLFALAPLHNPANFVGIEVAERLFPQARQVAVFDTAFHQTLPEYAFRYALPDALYQEQGIRVYGFHGTSHKYVAEQAAAYLGHSDARLITIHLGNGCSMAAVRGGQSLDTSMGFGPLTGLVMGTRSGDLDTSVALHLMGQLGYTVEQLSTLLNKESGMLGLTGLSDMRDITRALEQGDPRAALAYELYAYRIRKYIGAYAAVLNGLDAVVFTAGVGENDALVRRLACQNMEFFGLQLDAAKNQQRVPGLREINEKNSQVKILVIPTNEELEIATQCAELLQVNS